One Halomonas sp. M4R1S46 genomic window carries:
- a CDS encoding FAD-dependent oxidoreductase — translation MANRLSNDFQFIDVGRQDPEKKPARTRARQFAEIYEPYNPQEAASQAHRCLHCGNPYCEWKCPVHNYIPNWLQLVSEGNILEAAELSHRTNSLPEVCGRVCPQDRLCEGDCTLNDGFGAVTIGSVEKYITDTAFAMGWRPDMSGVTWTDRRVAIIGAGPAGLGCADILVRNGVKPVVFDKYPEIGGLLTFGIPEFKLEKTVMERRRAVFEEMGVEFCLGVEIGRDMSFDTLLEEYDAVFLGMGTYKYMEGGFPGEDLPGVHKALDYLIANVNHCLGFEKDPADYVSLEGKRVVVLGGGDTAMDCNRTAIRQGAAAVTCAYRRDEENMPGSRKEVANAREEGVEFLFNRQPVAVVGEDGVEGVKVVRTRLGEPDENGRQRPEVVPGSEEVVPADAVVIAFGFQPSPAPWFETVGIEVDERGRVTAPEHGAHAFQTTNEKIFAGGDMVRGSDLVVTAVYEGRQAGEGILDYLEV, via the coding sequence ATGGCCAACCGTTTGAGCAACGATTTCCAGTTCATCGACGTGGGTCGCCAGGACCCCGAGAAGAAGCCGGCCCGTACCCGGGCCCGCCAGTTCGCCGAGATCTACGAGCCGTACAACCCCCAGGAGGCGGCCAGCCAGGCACACCGCTGCCTGCACTGCGGCAATCCCTACTGCGAGTGGAAGTGCCCGGTCCACAACTACATCCCCAACTGGCTGCAGCTGGTCAGCGAGGGCAACATCCTGGAGGCCGCCGAGCTCTCCCACCGCACCAACTCGCTGCCCGAGGTGTGCGGCCGGGTCTGCCCCCAGGATCGCCTCTGCGAGGGCGACTGCACCCTCAATGACGGCTTCGGGGCGGTGACCATCGGCTCGGTGGAGAAGTACATCACCGACACCGCCTTCGCCATGGGCTGGCGCCCGGACATGTCCGGCGTCACCTGGACCGACAGGCGCGTGGCGATCATCGGCGCCGGCCCGGCGGGGCTCGGCTGCGCCGACATCCTGGTGCGCAACGGCGTCAAGCCGGTGGTGTTCGACAAGTACCCCGAGATCGGCGGCCTGCTGACCTTCGGCATCCCCGAGTTCAAGCTCGAGAAGACCGTGATGGAGCGACGCCGGGCGGTGTTCGAGGAGATGGGCGTGGAGTTCTGCCTGGGCGTGGAGATCGGCCGCGACATGTCCTTCGACACGCTGCTCGAGGAGTACGACGCGGTGTTCCTCGGCATGGGCACCTACAAGTACATGGAGGGCGGCTTCCCCGGCGAGGACCTGCCCGGCGTGCACAAGGCGCTCGACTACCTGATCGCCAACGTCAACCACTGCCTGGGCTTCGAGAAGGACCCGGCGGACTACGTCTCCCTCGAGGGCAAGCGGGTCGTGGTGCTGGGCGGCGGCGACACCGCCATGGACTGCAACCGCACCGCCATCCGCCAGGGTGCCGCGGCGGTGACCTGCGCCTACCGGCGCGACGAGGAGAACATGCCCGGGTCGCGCAAGGAGGTGGCCAACGCCCGCGAGGAGGGCGTCGAGTTCCTGTTCAACCGCCAGCCCGTGGCGGTGGTCGGCGAGGACGGCGTCGAGGGGGTCAAGGTGGTGCGCACGCGCCTCGGCGAGCCCGACGAGAACGGCCGCCAGCGTCCCGAGGTGGTGCCGGGCTCCGAGGAGGTGGTGCCCGCCGATGCCGTGGTCATCGCCTTCGGCTTCCAGCCGAGCCCGGCGCCCTGGTTCGAGACCGTGGGCATCGAGGTCGACGAGCGCGGCCGGGTCACGGCGCCGGAGCATGGCGCCCACGCCTTCCAGACCACCAACGAGAAGATCTTCGCCGGTGGTGACATGGTGCGCGGCTCCGACCTGGTGGTCACCGCGGTCTACGAGGGACGCCAGGCCGGCGAGGGCATCCTCGACTATCTGGAGGTGTAA